Sequence from the Panicum virgatum strain AP13 chromosome 5N, P.virgatum_v5, whole genome shotgun sequence genome:
GGCAATAGAGGAGACCGAGGGGGGAAAAGATCTCGAACTGTTATTTTCCACTAACTAGTGGCAGGGTGGGTAATTCGCCCCACTCCACCTACTCCAAATTTTGGTGGAGCACCTCTTGAGTTGCTCCATAAAATTTGTGGACTGGAGCAAATTTTTTATGGTGTGGAGCGGAGCTGGTTGCCTTGTTTGGACATTTTTTTTATGGTGTGGAGTTGGTTTTGGTGAAGTGGAGTGCTCCCAAGCAGCCTGAACCCAAGAGCGTTACTTTGGCAACGCCCAGCTGTACCGTACCATTGTGCTTCTAAGCGTATAAATGTGGATGCTTCTCAGCATTGACAATGCTCATCATTGGAGCAACAGCGCAATTTTCTTATTGCTTAGATTTGACGTGATTTTAGTTAATGTTATATCCTTGCTTAATTTCAAAGCGAAAGTCAAAGCTACGTGAGCTTAGCTAGGATTTCGGTTGATGGTGAAAAACCATCTGGAAAAGAACTTGTGTTGTTCCGCAGGTTTAGGTGGGAGTTGGACAGATGCATGTGAACATAATTCAGACctttggtgaggaatgaaaaaGAGAGGAGCAACAAGGTCAATACAGCTAGAGAGGAGAAGCAAACGTATCTTTCATCTAATTAACTTCCTGGGTGGATATCATTATCGTCAAGGCTTGATGGTCTACTGTTTGACCGAGCTTGAACTTGTTGAAAAACTGCCCAGTGCAAAGTACCACGCCGGGTCACATGTACATGAACCTTACCTATTTATACCATCCGTTGAAGATAGAGtaaagcatctccaagagccttTCTAAAATCTAGTCTCTAAATCATTATTTAGAGTCATTTGAGTAAAAATCGTATATATACCTTTATACTCTCCAACAACATTTGTATATCTTGTGTGTCGTGAGAAATCCAAAATAGAGGAGCACTATATTTAGATATCCAATTGAAGAGGCTGTTTGAGGGTACTTTTTGAACCAATATCTCTATTATGAAGATATAAAGAGTTTCTTGGAGatgatctaattttttttttcataaaactATACTACAACTATAATAACTGTGTTGTGCGCAGAACTTCACTTTTAAGAATTAGCTCTACAGAACTAGAGGGTTCCTATATTAAAACTACCCACTCATTTGTGCTCATTTCATTTCGTAAAAATACTTTTATTGTGTCAAACGAGTAGTTTTGCTacctgcaaaaaagaaaaagaaaaaaagtgtaGTTTCAATTTGCAATGCCAAATGCGAATAAATATATTGTTTTGTGATGGGATCTGGCAATACAAGGTTTCTGAAAGTTGATTATCGTAAGTGTAATTTACTCAAGACAGATCAGTAAATTTCGTAAGATTATGCTAAACCTGAAACGGTGGCTCTAGCTTATTTAGTTCCAAGTGTCCCCTTTTGTAGGCTATATATGCAACTTGAAAACCAGTGGCCGAGCTTCGCCCTGTTCATGATTCGGATTTAACGGTTTCTGGATTGTTTCCAACCCAAGCCAAGATAAATATGCTGGTCCGGTGCAGGCTGGATTTCAACGGATGTCTGATGGCTCAATTAATATCTTGGGTTGGTTTGGGCAGCCTGTTTCATCGGTTAACATAGCAGTTCACTTTATAAGACACGCACGCAAGCGAGAGACTATGGCGGCCTACAGGCAAAGCATGCAGAGGATCGGGAGGGTGCTCTTGACCCGCTGACTACCTATGATCATGAAAAATTGAACAGAACAACATGAAAAAAAGAAGTGAGAATAAATACAtatcaaatatttttcaaatataaaaactcAATATTCTAAAAAGTAAATATATTATGTCTGAAAAATTATCAAAGCTTAGGTAAACACTCTGATTTAATCCGAAACTGCAATGATtcaatttaaaaaatatataagaaaTACCCACACGGAAAGAGAATATAATGCCCTGGAACTGATCATGTTCCATACAATAGATTTCTTAAATCCAACAATAATTTCAGTTAATCAAAATATAACAAAATTCCGAGTGCATTCACATATAGTGGATGTACTGCACCAAGAATACTCTCATACTTGCATACCTGTACCGTATAACAAAGAAATATGCAACATATGACAAATAAAAGGATAGTCAGTACGTATTGATGAATGTCTACAGCATATATAACAACGAAATCTGCAGCATatgacaaataaaaaaatagtcaGGATCAACGGATGTCTACATCATTACAATGAAAACTGTAGCATAAAGAACAATCACTAATGTAGCTGGTGTTTAACAATGAAATAACACTACCGTGGAGACTAGGACTGCTTAACAACCTCTAACGAACCTTGACCGAACCAAACCTGCCAAGATGAACTAAGTGAATGACTCTGAAACAAAACATACTCTGAAGAAACATAGACTAACTGATAATGAACACAGGGATTACTTCCACCATGTGTGATCATTCAAGCAGTGTATATCACAATCTGCAAAGGATAAACTAAAGATACAATTCAAATTCCACACCTAAATTCCAAATAAGAATCGAGAATAGATTATTATTACTATGGATTGAATCTTAAACCCGTCCCATTCTTTGCAAAGTAAATCTAATCTCGATCTGAGCCAGGGTTCATGACTGAATACAATACAGGAAACAAGGAAAAGATATATGGAAAGAGTAATAGAACCAACGACAAAAGAAGGATAGAAGAGAACCTTATTTGCAGAGGTCTCTATGTGGAGATACGGTGGTGAGGCTACATCCATGTCTCCGCCGTAAGGGTAGCCTCCACCTcgaggcccctcgagtgatCAAGGCTGTCATGCAGCATCTtaatcctcgccgccggtcatcATCACTGTCCGCAACAGCTACCCTTTTTATTGCTTTCGATATGTCGTGGTTTTGATGGTTCTTAGAGCATCTCTAGTAATTGTTCGTAAATCAGACCCTCTAAATGTTCAATGGGGGCTGCCTCTATTTTTTAGTAGCTTCTAAATTTGTTTCAACTCCAGCAATAGCATCCAATTTCAATATATAATAAGGGCTTCCTAGAGACCCCCTAGGAATGGAGGGTGGAGGAGGAATTTTGAAGGCCTCCCTAAAATAGAGGTGAAGTAGAAGGTCTGCTGGAgtgcatttttttgatttagCCCTCTAAACTTGGGATAAGGGACTGTTTAAAGCGtctactggagttgctcttacagGTTGAAACCGCAAACTAGCACACCACCGCTTCCTTCATGTGGGTCCACACTGGTCCGCAACCCGCGCTGGTGACCGGGACGATGGGTCTATATGGGTCATGTGCGGGGTTTATTACCCGGTTTTGCTGAAGTGACAAATAGGGCGAGCCGAGCTCATCCAAATTAAACAGGAATTCTCATGCTACTAGCTAGATTCCAGTCGTAGCTAGCTCATAAATTTTCATGAAGTTAGGTTACCATCATAGATCACAAATTTTCCACGTAACAAGATTGATTGACCGGCACAACTACACAATCTTAGCTATccaaaaacatttttttttgacttgAAGTATATCCCAAGATAACTTTTGAGAGATGGATAGCCAATATTGTTTAGGAATTAGGATCCTTTCTTATCTTCTAAGACAAAACAAACTTTCTTTCTGATATATGCTGCACGCATTGGTGTGTTAGGGTTCATCAGATGGGGATCGTCTCCCAAGGACGCGATGCTGAATATGCGGTTGACCGTGAGTTTTTTCACAACTCACGGTCGATCCACCCCCTCTAAGACTTAttactccttttttttctccactcTCTTCTCCCCTTCTCTCCTTCCCCTCTCTCAGCTCCCTTTTCCCTTTCTCCGCTTCCCCCATCCTCTCTCTCCGTGAGAtcccgggcggcggtggcgcggcggagctgcgcgAGCGAGGGCGGCAGAGCTCTGGCGACCTCCCCTGGGTGGCGTGGGCGAGGCACGGCGCTGCGACGGGTTCCCCCATCGCGGATCCGAGCGGCACGCCGCCTCTCCGGCCGCCTCCCCCTGAAGCGCCCCCCTCACCTccatgagcgccgccgccgccgggatccCGCGCTCCttgggccgccgcgcgctccccgccgccgcgcgccgccggatccACCTCCTGGGTCGCCGCGCGCTCCTCCGTGATCCGCCGGCGCGCATATCTGCTTCCATGGTCGGCGGGTGCTtccttggcgccgccgccgcgtggatCCATCTCCCCCTgggtgcggccgccgccgcgctccctgggccgcgcgctcccccggcggcggggaggcacaACGGGGCAGCGCGGCCTCCCCGCCACCggcatctcttttttttcatttttttatgtaaaattttttctgttgaattttttttaatttgttcgtgcaattttttttcgatttttttCTCTTAGAGTTCCCTGtttcctatttttttttcaaaaaattttttgctctccaatttttttctttgattttccatcttaaatttttttctcaaatttttctctctaaaatttttctcgtcaaaattctctctttttttctcaaaatttttttcttgaaaaaatttcttgaaatcagaaaacgacaaaaaacttACTAAAATAGGAAAAAACGAACGTTCTGAAAATTGACCGTACGGAACTCCTCCGTACGGTTGACGTAAACTAGCGGTTCCCTCCCAAGGACGGCCTTGTATTTTCACGGTATTAAGTCCATGTCCCCAACCAGTCCACGGTCCACACCTGCACACATTCCCTTCTGACATATAAACATTCTCTGCTGCGGATTTGTTCGCTTGCTGCGAGGCTCTTCCGGTGGCTGGCACTTAGCACAACCACTCCAACGATCTCACACATCTCTGGTCCAAGAATTCCCATGCAGCATCTGTCAAATAAacaatagagagagagagagacgacaACAGAGCAAcaagaaaagagaggggaagagagagaagacaacagagaaaaaagaaaagagaggcgGGAAACAacaagaggagagagggagagggagaagaaagTAACAAGAGGAGGGAAACAGCAAGTAAGCCATTTTAGCTCTCATCCCTTTGGTTGGTCAGTTTAGGTTTTGTTCTCTCTCTAATTTCTGCTGGGGCCTTTTCCTTGAGAAGACAAAATTAAAATTTGCTCTTTAGGGGACCAAGCAACAGCAGCACCATCATCACTTCTCTCTCTAGATTACTGcaatcctttctctctctcaaaaaaccGCAATGATCGACTTTACCACACCCTCCTCTTCCTTTGATGATCCCTGCTGCCGCCTTTACCTTTCTTCTTTGCCTCCCCTTTTCCCTTTATTCCCTGCCTAGCTGCTTTGCTTGCTGCTAACAAATGCTTTCCATTGCCGCTAGCTAGCTCTCCAACCCCTAGCCCCCTACTACTGCATCTCTCCTTCAGGTTCAGCCATAGCAGCACTACGTGCAGGCGCGGCAGCGAGGGAGCAGGTACTGGAAGGAACGCCATGAAGGAGTTCTCGTacgaggaggtggaggcggccacgGGCGGATTCGCGGCCAAGAACCTCGTGGGGAAGGGCAGCCACGGCAGCGTCTACAAGGCCAGGCTGCGGGGAGACGGCAGCAGGACGGCCGTCGTCGCCGTTAAGCGGCCGTCCCACGCGCAGGGGGAGGCGAAGCTCGCAAACGAGATCGCCGTGCTCTCCGCAGCGCCGCGCCACCCGGGCGTCGTCGCCTTCGTCGGGGTCGTGgtccggccggcgccggcggccgtggaTGAGGGGGtgaagagggcggcggcggcgcctccgccgccgctgctcgtcaTGGAGTACGTGCCCAACGGGTCGCTGCACGACCTGCTGCACCgggcgccgaggccgccgccgtggccgcggcgcgTGGAGATCGCGCTGGACGTGGCGCGCGCCGTGCAGGCGCTgcacgccgcggcgccgcgcgtCATCATCCACCGGGACGTCAAGTCCGCCAACGTCCTGCTCGGCCGCGACGGCCGCGCCCGGCTCTCGGACTTCAGCCTCGCCGTTAGGGTCGCCGTTACCGCTCTCAGTAAGGagggcggcgacgccggcgacgacgaaggctcggcggggccggcgccggcgggcacgATCGGGTACCTGGACCCGTGCTACACGGAGCCGGAGCGGCTGGGCCCGGAGAGCGACGTGTTCAGCTTCGGCGTGGTGCTCCTGGAGCTCGTGAGCGGGCGCAAGGTGATGGACGTGAACGCGTGCCCGTCGTCCATCGTCGCCTGGGCCGCGCCGCTGATCGCCGCGGGGCGGGCGCGGGAGGTGCTCGACGCCAGggtggccgcgccgcccaccgcgcGGGTCGAGGGCGCCGTCGCCCGCGTCCTGGCCCTGGCGGCGCGGTGCGTGTCGGAGAgcgtggagcggcggccggccatggccgagGTGGTGTCCGAGCTGCACGGCGCCCTCGAGAGCGCCGggtggcaccgccgccgccggggcggcgTGGTCCAGCGGGCGTGCAGGCGCGTCGCGTCCTGGGGGCAGCGCGTGAGGTGGAGCAAGAGGGTGAGGGCGACCAAGGTCGAGTGCACCGAGCACTCCGACAGCGGCGTCGCGCTCGATCGCGAGGGCTCGCCGTGCGCTCTGCCATCGCATCCAAACAACGacacgagcggcggcgcgctcaaATGAGCCGCTGGTCCCTCGAAAACCAAACCAAATTTCGGTTTCAATTCGAGACGAATTCAATCTCGTTGTCATTACTTAGGTGCTAAATCATCGATGTTTTACTGTTATCATCAAAAGACTTACTGTCTGTCAGAGCAGTTACGAGATTAATCTAACGACTCATCGTTCAGCTTGTGCAAgacatgtttagttcccaaaatttttcacgtGCTACAACTTCaaacgtttgaccactaattagaaatattaatTGTGGATAATTGATGAAATATATTCCATGAACCCCTggcaaaatcgcgagacgaatctaataataattagacaatgttgtgctacagtaaataacctctaatgacggattaattaggcttaatagattcgtctcgcgatttcccgtccatcagtgtaattagtttttataattagtctatgtttagtacttctaattagtattgtaaaagttctcaaatttttttccTAACGCTCCCCTCTCGAGATATGAATGTACAGTGAAGCCGATGTGCAAAAACTTCATTCATGTTTGAAATTTCAGGCTTTCTTGGTCTCTGACTTCAGGTTTGAACCCAACCATGGCGTTTCACTATCATTGCGTATATGATTGTACGCACCGTCACGCCAAGTCTGAAGCATGCGACCAAAAATCTGGCCATGTAGTGTATAAAAATATGTGGGACTGGGAGGAGTAGTCGAGGTCAAGCAGGGCAGGTTAGGCAGCTGGACAATTAGGGCACGGGTAGCTCATGGGGTTCAGGTAAAACGAACCCATGCTGGCATGGCATGAGGCCAACGGCATCTGCAGCAATGGTAGACTAACATCAGGTGGACACtgtatcttttcttttgctttAGCCATGAGATGGCCATTATGTGAACACGGGCGGCTGCTGTCTGCTGAACTGCCCTGCACGCATGCTGCATCCTGCATGCAACAGTAGCAAAAGCTGCAGGCTGGTAGCTCTTTGATCTGAATCTGATTTACTACTTTGCAAGGGAGGAAGAAAGAGAGTGagaaaggtgtgtgtgtgtgtggaggtTAATCTAGTGTCTGATGCACTGACAGAGCATGAAAGCAAGCTCATTGTATAATCCTAATGGGGTATCTACTTTTGCTAATTAATCTACTTTATTGAGGAGATGGATAGATAAATTGCTGGGAGGATCGGATCTTCGGAGGATCGGTTCCGGAGTTTGGGAAAAATAAGAAACTCAATAATAATGTCGTGCTTTTGTGTGTGGCTGTGAATTCTGGATATCTTTCGAAAATGCATTAACTAATGCGGATGGATGCGAATTAGGTATGACGGCTTTCCAAATTCTTTTCTGAAAACAAAAATGACTACCTTCAAATCAAACCCAGTTTCGTTTTGTAGCATGGAAAGGTGAAGACACCTAACATCTCATCCCCAGTCACAGTATTTTGAAATCTATACCTTATTTCTAAAGCGAGCAAGGTtttcaccaaaatttttagtttggtcTGTCTTGTGTTGTTGACAGGTGGATCTTAGTCTATCCCGTATGCGAGTCGGACTAACTTTCGTTAATCGGAATCCTAACTAGGACCCGGAGAAATTAATCGGAATCATAATATGAACTCATCAATCGGAATCCCAATCGGATTCTAGACAATCAATGCTTCACATGATCAAAACGGCCAGTACACAAAGTGAACAAGCACAAAGTTAGTGATATTATTTTGTTTGTGATATTATGTAAATCTATTATATATATTATCTGTAACAACGTACAGACACTATGCTAGTATATTTAAAAACAGCGCATGTACTGACtcggatttttttaaaaaaaatgcttaACCACCCAACATTCacgtttttttttgaatgatgcGATAGTAAACATTTTTCACAGAATCCACACTTATCGAAGAATTTGCATGCATCTCTtgtttagatttaattgaaaacAGGTATTGCAAACGGAATTGAAACGTCATATCGCGTTGAAGTGCCGAACTTAAAGGTCGATTTCTTTTTTGTTGCTTCTTATTTATTTAAGGACAAGCCTTTCCACAAACTTGTATCTTACGTTATATGAATATAATGAGGTCACCTTCTTTTGTTTATTCACGTTCAAAGGAATGGGAATCCCATCTTTGAAAAAGTTCTTTGGTTTTGGGGAAAAGGATGGTAGACGAGGAGACCGAGTCCATGAGAAAAGCTGCATTGACAAATTCCGTTGTTGAATAGTTCTTGTTCCCGATTTTGTCTACTAATCGTCATCTTCTAGCACCAGCTCTCGTGAAACAAGAGACTGGTGCTGTTTCTTGCTTTGCTTTCACTTTCCAATTTAATACCGACGACCAATTTTCAATGATGGGTAAAGGATTCTACTAAATTGATGAACAGAACAGAGTAGACTTATACAAATGTAGGAAAAACAAGGTGCGAAGGGTAAAGTCGTACTTCCTTCGGATCTAGTACGGTCGATAGACGTGATATCTCCAGTCAACTGTTAGACCAAAACTTGTCCCCGAAATGCTGGTGTTCACTTGGAAAGTCATCGGTGCCTGCATAGTTAATCCACAAACTCAAAAACAGGGATTGTGCAAGGTATAGTTTCATTGAATGTCATCTCACAAGTTTCCACGACCCGGTTAGTCTCAAGATTCAGAACACGATAAGCACGACTGTGAGATGCATAACCAAGTAAGATTCCATCCGAAGAATGAGATTCAAATTTGTCCAAATTGTGTTGTTTCAAGATGAATCATCAGCACCCGAAAGCTCTCAAATGGCTAACCTTAGGCGCACGCCGGTGCATGAGCTCATAAGTTGTTTTCTTCAAGAGAGCACACAAGAAAATCTGGTTCGAAATATAACAAGCAGTATTAACTACCTCAGCTCAATACTTCCTAGGAGTcctgtgctcatcgagcatcatcCTAGCCATCTCAATGATGGTCCGGTTCTTGCGCTCAACAATTCCATTATGAGGGGGCACATAGGGAGAAGAAAACTGATGTTCGAGACCA
This genomic interval carries:
- the LOC120676780 gene encoding serine/threonine-protein kinase-like protein At5g23170 — translated: MKEFSYEEVEAATGGFAAKNLVGKGSHGSVYKARLRGDGSRTAVVAVKRPSHAQGEAKLANEIAVLSAAPRHPGVVAFVGVVVRPAPAAVDEGVKRAAAAPPPPLLVMEYVPNGSLHDLLHRAPRPPPWPRRVEIALDVARAVQALHAAAPRVIIHRDVKSANVLLGRDGRARLSDFSLAVRVAVTALSKEGGDAGDDEGSAGPAPAGTIGYLDPCYTEPERLGPESDVFSFGVVLLELVSGRKVMDVNACPSSIVAWAAPLIAAGRAREVLDARVAAPPTARVEGAVARVLALAARCVSESVERRPAMAEVVSELHGALESAGWHRRRRGGVVQRACRRVASWGQRVRWSKRVRATKVECTEHSDSGVALDREGSPCALPSHPNNDTSGGALK